Proteins from one Actinomycetota bacterium genomic window:
- a CDS encoding non-heme iron oxygenase ferredoxin subunit yields MGSYIEVASVSDLEDGGLRKVKAGGRAVVLARVGDNYYAASDSCPHQGGSLSMGRLNGTVITCPFHGARFDLAGGSVLHWAGLEEKPPRKARPFVTYEVKVEDGRIYVSLG; encoded by the coding sequence ATGGGCTCATACATAGAGGTAGCGTCAGTCAGTGACCTGGAGGACGGCGGGCTCAGGAAGGTCAAGGCCGGCGGCCGGGCCGTAGTGCTCGCCCGGGTGGGAGACAACTACTACGCCGCCTCGGACAGCTGCCCCCACCAGGGGGGCTCCCTGTCCATGGGGAGACTCAACGGTACCGTGATCACCTGTCCCTTCCACGGCGCGCGTTTCGACCTGGCCGGCGGCAGCGTGCTCCACTGGGCGGGACTGGAGGAGAAGCCGCCCAGGAAGGCCAGGCCCTTTGTGACCTACGAGGTCAAAGTGGAGGACGGCCGCATCTACGTCTCTCTCGGATAG
- a CDS encoding glycosyltransferase family 4 protein, which translates to MEKLKVLEVCNLDRFAVSPYMLPVFRWLVEQGHEVHVACRVTTFEDRLRGAGLVVHDLPITRSVTPLQDLKAYRRLKSLIREGGYDIVHTHNPKDGVLGRTAAWKLGVPAVIHTCNGFYFSHRSSGPRRWLVTKAERFAGKRCHLVIFVNTDDLALAAAKRIVSPLKAKLIYNGVDLERFRPGEDDGLRDELGIPTEATVLGYLGEIKRERNLDVMVEAAARLTSGRGDIYLVMVGDSSMEPREPERLRRLASGPAPALAGRIIFTGYRSDPERFYRIFDIYVLPSSREGFGVTLIEAMATGVPLVACRVRGPRDIVEDGKDGILVEDRDPVELAEAVSFYLDAPEAVAKYTGRARKKVAREFDHAVMRDKIYGEYLRLAGSAPDM; encoded by the coding sequence GGTCCTCGAGGTGTGCAATCTCGACCGTTTTGCCGTCTCTCCCTACATGTTGCCGGTCTTCCGCTGGTTGGTGGAGCAGGGCCACGAGGTGCACGTTGCCTGCCGGGTGACCACCTTCGAGGACAGGCTGCGCGGGGCCGGCCTCGTCGTGCACGATCTGCCCATCACCCGCAGCGTCACTCCCCTGCAGGACCTCAAGGCCTACCGGCGCCTCAAGTCACTCATCCGCGAAGGCGGCTACGACATCGTTCATACCCACAATCCCAAGGACGGCGTACTGGGGAGGACCGCCGCCTGGAAGCTTGGGGTCCCCGCGGTCATCCACACCTGTAACGGTTTCTACTTCTCCCACCGCTCCTCGGGCCCGAGGCGGTGGCTGGTGACCAAGGCGGAACGCTTTGCCGGCAAGCGCTGCCACCTGGTCATCTTCGTCAACACCGACGACCTGGCCCTGGCCGCGGCCAAGAGGATCGTGAGCCCGCTCAAGGCTAAACTTATATACAACGGGGTGGACCTGGAGCGTTTCCGACCGGGGGAGGACGACGGACTCCGGGACGAGCTGGGTATCCCGACGGAGGCGACGGTCCTGGGGTACCTCGGCGAGATCAAGCGGGAACGGAACCTGGACGTGATGGTGGAAGCCGCTGCGCGCCTGACATCCGGGCGTGGCGATATCTACCTGGTCATGGTGGGAGATTCCTCCATGGAACCGCGGGAGCCGGAACGCCTGCGCCGGCTCGCCTCCGGACCGGCGCCCGCCCTCGCCGGACGCATCATCTTCACCGGATACCGCTCCGACCCCGAACGTTTCTACCGCATCTTCGACATCTACGTGCTCCCCTCGTCGCGGGAGGGGTTCGGGGTGACCCTCATCGAGGCCATGGCCACCGGGGTGCCGCTGGTCGCGTGCCGGGTGCGCGGCCCTAGGGACATCGTCGAGGACGGCAAGGACGGTATACTGGTCGAGGACCGCGACCCCGTGGAACTCGCAGAAGCGGTGAGCTTCTACCTCGACGCCCCCGAGGCCGTTGCCAAATACACGGGGCGGGCGCGCAAGAAGGTGGCGCGGGAGTTCGACCACGCGGTCATGCGAGACAAGATCTACGGGGAATACCTCCGCCTGGCGGGGTCAGCCCCTGACATGTGA
- a CDS encoding response regulator transcription factor: MPDAKGERIRVLLADDHAILREGLASLIEKQQDILVVGEAEDGSECLERTATLIPDVVVLDIKLPGMSGIEVCKQLKASHPLIKVIMLSMYEDYEYVNQALQAGADGYLLKKVASSELVSAVRKAYQGEKTFSPQVLDMIVASVRGEGAPAAKPSPIEMLTSREKDVLSLMSEGMSNKQIAARLFVSPKTVEKVISGVYRKLGVSSRTAAVKLFLSS; encoded by the coding sequence ATGCCGGACGCCAAGGGTGAGAGGATAAGGGTGCTCCTGGCCGACGACCACGCCATCCTGCGCGAGGGGCTCGCGTCCCTCATCGAGAAGCAGCAGGACATCCTGGTGGTGGGGGAGGCGGAGGACGGAAGCGAGTGCCTGGAGAGGACCGCCACGCTCATCCCCGACGTAGTGGTGCTGGACATCAAGCTCCCGGGGATGTCCGGTATCGAGGTATGCAAGCAGCTCAAGGCGTCCCACCCCCTGATCAAGGTGATCATGCTTTCCATGTACGAGGACTACGAATACGTGAACCAGGCGTTGCAGGCGGGCGCCGACGGCTACCTGCTGAAGAAGGTGGCCAGCTCCGAACTGGTTAGCGCCGTGCGCAAGGCCTACCAGGGCGAGAAGACCTTCAGCCCGCAGGTCCTGGACATGATCGTCGCCTCCGTGCGGGGGGAAGGCGCCCCAGCGGCGAAACCCTCGCCCATCGAGATGCTGACCTCGCGCGAGAAGGACGTCCTCTCGCTGATGAGCGAGGGGATGAGCAACAAGCAGATCGCCGCAAGGCTGTTCGTGTCGCCGAAGACGGTGGAGAAGGTGATCTCGGGCGTCTACCGCAAGCTGGGCGTCAGCTCGAGGACGGCCGCGGTGAAGCTCTTCCTCAGCTCCTAA
- a CDS encoding 2-hydroxyacyl-CoA dehydratase family protein: protein MAKREFKDYEGLVNRSMGIYGLLKHFPDDMSDEEVEGILHVLPKDMSSAISAVLAPRIRKTSIALLKGMQHWFDGAAEARARGKKIILVPFNFPPEFVYCFENAYPLTSEVLTVSGVAALEGQGERYWDFAMGLGLPDYLCSSNTIELGSALTGADFEPDAVISAAPGSCDANSKIHEFVARYIGVPQFILDKPVDDSPRGRRAYRTYFRRLVRDMEEFVGEELNEDHMREVLSRANEATQLYYDLWELRKIRPNPCPNLFTLYAYAVRYVLWGTEVGLDILRMMIDTVKERMEKGLYPAQEEVARCFWIYTYYYWDWYGFFNRMEERGITVLGDLLGSFFFQPVDLSSKDTMIDGLADTCWDYAMTRQVGAESMSAQWADDIAYWTSQLDADACIYCGHHSCKQTWSVFSVVRSEIMKRSKLPTLMLQGDSWIRRMLPMSAMDEQIDEFVGSVLKGKRTTPATQVG from the coding sequence ATGGCAAAGAGAGAGTTCAAGGACTACGAGGGCCTGGTCAACCGGTCCATGGGCATCTACGGGCTGCTCAAGCACTTCCCGGACGACATGAGCGACGAGGAAGTGGAGGGCATCCTCCACGTCCTTCCCAAGGACATGTCCAGCGCCATCAGCGCGGTGTTGGCGCCACGCATCCGTAAGACCAGCATCGCGCTTCTCAAGGGTATGCAGCACTGGTTCGACGGCGCCGCGGAGGCCAGGGCGAGGGGCAAGAAGATCATCCTCGTGCCCTTCAATTTCCCCCCGGAGTTCGTCTACTGCTTCGAGAACGCCTACCCGCTGACCAGCGAAGTCCTCACCGTGTCGGGAGTGGCGGCGCTGGAGGGACAGGGCGAGAGGTACTGGGACTTCGCCATGGGGCTGGGCCTCCCAGACTACCTCTGTTCCTCCAACACCATCGAGCTGGGCTCGGCCCTCACCGGGGCCGACTTCGAGCCCGACGCGGTCATCTCGGCCGCCCCGGGCAGCTGCGACGCCAACTCCAAGATCCACGAGTTCGTGGCGCGCTACATCGGCGTACCGCAGTTCATCCTGGACAAGCCGGTGGACGATTCGCCGCGGGGGCGCAGGGCCTACCGCACCTACTTCCGCCGGTTGGTCAGGGACATGGAGGAGTTCGTGGGCGAGGAGCTGAACGAGGACCATATGCGCGAGGTCCTCTCCAGGGCCAACGAGGCCACACAGCTCTACTACGACCTGTGGGAGCTGCGCAAGATCCGCCCCAACCCCTGCCCCAACCTCTTCACCCTCTACGCTTACGCCGTGCGCTACGTACTGTGGGGGACGGAGGTGGGCCTGGATATCCTGCGCATGATGATCGACACGGTGAAGGAGAGGATGGAGAAGGGGCTGTACCCCGCGCAGGAAGAGGTGGCGCGCTGCTTCTGGATCTACACCTATTATTACTGGGACTGGTACGGTTTCTTCAACCGCATGGAGGAACGGGGCATCACCGTCCTGGGTGACCTGCTGGGTTCCTTTTTCTTCCAGCCCGTGGACCTTTCCTCCAAGGACACCATGATCGACGGTCTGGCGGACACCTGCTGGGACTATGCCATGACGCGGCAGGTAGGGGCGGAGTCCATGAGCGCGCAGTGGGCGGACGATATCGCCTACTGGACCTCGCAGCTCGATGCCGACGCTTGCATCTATTGCGGGCACCACTCATGCAAGCAGACCTGGAGCGTGTTCTCGGTGGTGCGCAGCGAGATCATGAAACGCTCCAAGCTGCCGACGCTCATGCTGCAGGGTGACTCCTGGATCCGCAGGATGCTGCCCATGAGCGCGATGGACGAACAGATCGACGAGTTCGTGGGCAGCGTGCTGAAGGGGAAGAGGACCACCCCTGCCACACAAGTGGGCTAG
- a CDS encoding PocR ligand-binding domain-containing protein, producing MAVQELLEELAERLFISADSPISSALDLLKDGAVLRVSAPGGCAAGRKKNGEIGLIDPQKATPLFEIHFVDPGDLEAFKDVTTAAEFGDLFLAMVRDERLRLDMLLPFMELWTMGVGLFLQEIGILSAPSAYTELIRPLQLREIAFSEVLDVKYLQNLVNELAEITGVRLWVLDMNSMPVVVSVAGGEHCKLIIDSLEGVMRCYNSAIGGLAELKRNLKPRVRICHAGFICFDAPLILGGEMVGMISGDASLMEPADPEKYRRLAEELGVDPEPLLASLSQVRNVNIEEVEFLLSVVNAIAQVLTEMSFKQYLLSEQIKENTDLTRKLWFKNTELKALFQSFVEIQERERAAVARDLHDDTGQNLTNALVNLELALSEEGTPEDMRQHIESASSSISKVVKQLHDLSASLHPPVLDDLGLSEALRNLVRRLNADHGIEFSLVTAGVEGELPGETKINLYRIVQEACNNIIKHSGASEAMVRFSRNADGIELVISDNGRGFEAPPEDDVVHLGMVNMRERAEQIGGTFECPPCERGVTIAVHLPLEAPRE from the coding sequence ATGGCGGTGCAGGAGCTGCTGGAGGAACTGGCGGAGAGGCTGTTCATCAGCGCGGACAGCCCGATTAGCTCCGCCCTCGATCTGCTCAAGGACGGCGCGGTTCTGCGCGTATCCGCCCCGGGGGGGTGCGCCGCCGGCAGGAAGAAGAACGGGGAGATCGGCCTCATCGACCCCCAGAAAGCAACTCCCCTGTTCGAGATCCACTTCGTGGACCCCGGCGACCTGGAGGCCTTTAAGGACGTTACCACCGCGGCTGAGTTCGGGGATCTCTTCCTGGCCATGGTCCGCGACGAGAGGCTCCGGCTGGACATGCTCCTTCCCTTCATGGAGCTGTGGACCATGGGGGTAGGGCTGTTCCTGCAGGAGATAGGCATCCTCTCGGCCCCCTCCGCCTATACGGAGCTCATCCGCCCGCTGCAACTGCGCGAGATCGCATTCTCCGAGGTCCTCGACGTCAAGTACCTGCAGAACCTGGTGAACGAGCTGGCGGAGATCACCGGCGTCCGCCTGTGGGTACTGGACATGAACAGCATGCCGGTTGTGGTGAGCGTGGCCGGGGGCGAGCACTGCAAGCTGATCATCGACTCCCTGGAGGGCGTGATGCGCTGTTACAACTCCGCCATAGGCGGCCTCGCGGAGCTGAAGAGGAACCTTAAGCCGAGGGTGCGCATCTGCCACGCGGGATTCATCTGCTTCGACGCCCCCCTCATCCTGGGCGGGGAGATGGTGGGGATGATCAGCGGGGACGCCTCGCTCATGGAGCCCGCGGATCCCGAGAAGTACCGCCGGCTGGCGGAGGAGCTGGGCGTGGACCCCGAGCCCCTGCTGGCCTCACTTTCGCAGGTGCGCAACGTGAACATCGAGGAGGTCGAGTTCCTGCTCTCCGTGGTCAACGCCATCGCGCAGGTGCTGACGGAGATGAGCTTCAAGCAGTACCTGCTCTCGGAGCAGATCAAGGAGAACACCGATCTCACCCGGAAGTTGTGGTTCAAGAACACGGAGCTCAAGGCGCTCTTCCAGTCTTTCGTGGAGATCCAGGAGCGGGAGCGGGCGGCGGTGGCGCGGGACCTGCACGACGACACCGGGCAGAACCTGACCAACGCCCTGGTCAACCTGGAGCTGGCGCTGAGCGAGGAGGGCACGCCGGAGGACATGCGACAGCACATCGAGTCCGCTTCGTCATCCATCTCCAAGGTGGTGAAGCAACTGCACGACCTGTCGGCGTCCCTGCACCCGCCGGTCCTGGACGACCTGGGGCTAAGCGAGGCGTTGCGCAACCTGGTACGGCGCCTCAACGCCGACCACGGCATCGAGTTCTCGCTGGTGACCGCCGGTGTGGAGGGGGAGCTGCCGGGCGAGACCAAGATCAACCTCTACCGCATCGTACAGGAGGCATGCAACAACATCATCAAGCACTCCGGGGCCAGCGAGGCCATGGTGAGGTTCAGCCGCAATGCGGACGGCATAGAGCTGGTGATAAGCGATAACGGTCGCGGTTTCGAGGCGCCTCCAGAGGACGACGTGGTGCACCTGGGGATGGTGAACATGCGCGAACGGGCGGAACAGATAGGCGGGACCTTCGAGTGCCCGCCATGTGAGCGCGGCGTGACCATAGCCGTCCACCTGCCCCTGGAAGCGCCGCGGGAGTGA
- a CDS encoding acyl-CoA dehydratase activase: MYYGGIDVGSLTAQAVLINGKGIHAYKSMGVKPNPVQSAKAVVDMLIQEENVPWSQVKFCVSTGYGREQVQAEGLSQDNMSEISCHGMGASFLVPEARTVIDIGGQDAKVIRIGPGGELIDFVMNDKCAAGTGRFLEVQARTLGLSLDELGTVSLGAEKVLELSSRCSIFCETEVLHYLQRGHSKADIAAGVNRAMAERVAALVRRVGLEKEVTMSGGVAKNVAVRAELERMLNVRLIKYGADSQIVGALGAALMARRMGGNS; this comes from the coding sequence ATGTATTATGGCGGCATAGACGTTGGCTCGCTGACCGCGCAGGCGGTGCTCATCAACGGCAAGGGCATCCACGCCTACAAGAGCATGGGGGTGAAGCCCAACCCGGTGCAGTCGGCCAAGGCGGTGGTGGACATGCTCATCCAGGAGGAGAACGTGCCCTGGAGCCAGGTGAAGTTCTGCGTCAGCACCGGGTACGGCCGCGAGCAGGTGCAGGCGGAAGGGCTCTCCCAGGACAACATGAGCGAGATATCATGCCACGGCATGGGGGCCTCTTTTCTGGTCCCAGAGGCACGCACGGTGATCGACATCGGAGGGCAGGACGCGAAGGTCATACGCATCGGCCCCGGCGGCGAGCTCATCGACTTCGTCATGAACGACAAGTGCGCGGCGGGGACGGGGCGCTTCCTGGAGGTGCAGGCGCGCACCCTGGGGCTGTCCCTGGACGAGCTGGGCACGGTCTCCCTGGGGGCGGAGAAGGTGCTGGAGCTCTCCAGCCGCTGCAGCATATTCTGCGAGACCGAGGTCCTGCACTACCTGCAGCGCGGCCACTCCAAGGCGGACATCGCGGCCGGGGTGAACCGCGCCATGGCCGAGCGCGTCGCCGCCCTGGTGCGCCGCGTGGGCCTGGAGAAAGAGGTGACCATGAGCGGGGGCGTGGCCAAGAACGTGGCGGTGCGCGCGGAGCTGGAGCGCATGCTCAACGTCAGGCTGATCAAGTACGGCGCAGACTCGCAGATCGTGGGGGCGCTGGGCGCGGCCCTCATGGCCAGGCGCATGGGAGGCAACTCATGA
- a CDS encoding acyl-CoA dehydratase activase: MKYLGLDIGSLYTKAVVIDGDELLASKVIDTTGNVAEEVEVLVDEVLAAAGVSRDELAGIGVTGRGSDMVDFGDVKRDDISCLCEAVSRLVPGANLVLDIGGQSVTSILLDEEGGVVDFMRNDKCASGSGKFLTVMGAALGCPADGLDEMAARSTNKVPVSSQCGVFVESELITHVNEGVEPADIMAGICESVAKIMISQALKFGFQDDYTFTGGVAKYQSVTGPAREKIRGEFHSFPFDPQLACAIGAAISAEEE; this comes from the coding sequence ATGAAATACCTGGGACTGGATATAGGCAGCCTCTACACCAAGGCGGTGGTCATCGACGGCGACGAACTGCTGGCGTCAAAGGTCATCGACACCACCGGGAACGTCGCCGAGGAGGTGGAGGTACTGGTGGACGAGGTGCTGGCGGCGGCGGGGGTCTCCCGGGACGAGCTGGCCGGCATCGGCGTCACCGGGCGCGGGTCCGACATGGTGGACTTCGGCGACGTCAAGCGCGACGACATCTCGTGCCTGTGCGAGGCGGTGAGCCGCCTGGTGCCCGGCGCCAACCTGGTGCTGGACATCGGGGGGCAGAGCGTGACTTCCATCCTCCTGGACGAGGAGGGCGGCGTGGTGGACTTCATGCGTAACGACAAGTGCGCCTCGGGTTCCGGGAAGTTCCTCACCGTCATGGGGGCGGCCCTGGGATGCCCGGCCGACGGGCTGGACGAGATGGCCGCGCGTTCCACCAACAAGGTTCCGGTGAGTTCGCAGTGCGGCGTCTTCGTGGAGAGCGAACTCATAACCCATGTCAACGAGGGGGTAGAACCGGCGGATATCATGGCGGGGATATGCGAATCCGTGGCCAAAATAATGATATCGCAGGCGCTGAAGTTCGGCTTCCAGGACGATTACACCTTCACCGGTGGGGTGGCCAAATACCAGTCGGTGACGGGGCCGGCGCGGGAGAAGATAAGGGGCGAGTTCCACTCCTTCCCCTTCGACCCGCAGCTGGCGTGCGCCATCGGAGCCGCCATCTCCGCCGAGGAGGAATAA